A single genomic interval of uncultured Desulfobacter sp. harbors:
- the moaA gene encoding GTP 3',8-cyclase MoaA, producing the protein MIVGNRNINYLRISVTDRCNFRCKYCVPAAPFKVIEHDRIARYEEILKIVRIGCEMGITKVRITGGEPFVRKGIFSFLRRLCRIPQLKDISITTNGSRLNRDQIKELMDMGIQRLNFSLDTLVPEKFIRITQRDRFQRVWDSIMAAHDLGMSPIKINTVALKGFNDDEIQAIAGLTWKYPLHVRFIEYMPMGNTDLGEDQQILTQDIKNIIIDAHGPLTVVPKGLNDGPAKTYRLAGAPGILGFITPVSSHFCSECNRLRLTSRGTIRPCLLRNNETDILTPLRNGADDEALKQIILAALKDKPLDHNLEKRTAQDIPLNHMTSIGG; encoded by the coding sequence ATGATTGTCGGAAACAGAAACATCAATTATTTGAGAATCTCCGTTACGGACCGGTGTAACTTCAGGTGCAAATATTGCGTACCTGCAGCACCGTTCAAAGTTATTGAACATGACCGCATTGCCCGGTATGAAGAAATATTAAAAATTGTCCGAATCGGCTGTGAGATGGGCATCACCAAAGTCAGGATCACCGGCGGAGAGCCGTTTGTCAGAAAGGGTATTTTTTCCTTTCTCCGCCGATTATGCCGCATTCCCCAGCTAAAAGATATCTCCATTACCACCAACGGATCCCGCCTGAACCGGGATCAAATAAAAGAGTTAATGGATATGGGTATCCAAAGGCTCAACTTCAGCCTGGATACCCTGGTGCCGGAAAAATTTATACGGATTACCCAGCGGGACCGGTTCCAAAGGGTATGGGACAGTATCATGGCTGCCCACGATCTGGGCATGTCGCCCATAAAAATTAACACCGTGGCTTTGAAGGGATTCAACGATGATGAAATCCAGGCCATTGCCGGACTGACCTGGAAATACCCCCTCCACGTTCGGTTCATTGAATACATGCCTATGGGAAACACAGATTTGGGTGAAGACCAGCAAATCCTGACCCAGGACATTAAAAATATTATCATTGACGCCCATGGGCCTTTGACAGTAGTTCCTAAAGGATTAAATGACGGTCCGGCAAAAACCTACAGACTGGCCGGGGCTCCGGGAATTTTAGGGTTCATCACACCGGTCAGTTCTCATTTCTGCAGTGAATGTAACAGGTTGCGCCTAACTTCCCGGGGGACCATTCGGCCCTGCCTGCTAAGAAACAATGAAACCGATATTCTCACCCCCCTGCGCAACGGTGCCGATGATGAGGCGTTGAAACAAATTATACTAGCAGCTTTGAAGGACAAGCCATTAGACCATAACTTAGAAAAAAGAACTGCCCAAGATATCCCGTTGAATCATATGACATCCATTGGTGGGTAA
- the cobA gene encoding uroporphyrinogen-III C-methyltransferase, with translation MTQTRGKVYLIGAGPGDPGLITVKAKECIQAADVVVYDYLASPFLLDYAKKDAEIIYVGKKGGDHTLTQDKINLLLVEKAREGKNVARLKGGDPFVFGRGGEEAQELLSYGISYEVIPGVTSAVAAPAYAGIPVTHRDHTSFVSFITGHERPDKKESRMQWDIFAKSDATLVFLMGVKNLSNIVTNLMKHGKPSDTPVALVRWGTTTRQQTVTGTLATIVDEVEKAGLKSPAIIVVGHVVSLRDELTWFDQKPLFGKKIVITRARAQASGLVAELNRLGAQCIEIPTIKIAPPEDKTPLEAAIDHLERYDWLVLTSVNGVKFFFDTLFEKGKDSRALGHLKFACIGPVTKERLADYGIISDILPETYRAESVVDAFSGLDMTGKKVLLPRAKKARTILPEQLTRMGALVDEVTAYETRLADEGKDLLIDMLNAGDIDAVTFTSSSTVTNFLTLLDGQNAPALLEGVTLASIGPITSDTIREKGLSPDIEADSFTIDGLIEALLKHYE, from the coding sequence ATGACACAAACCAGGGGCAAGGTTTATCTGATTGGTGCAGGCCCGGGAGATCCGGGGCTTATCACCGTAAAGGCAAAAGAATGCATTCAAGCTGCGGATGTGGTGGTTTATGATTACCTGGCATCTCCTTTTCTGCTTGATTATGCGAAAAAAGACGCTGAAATTATCTACGTGGGGAAAAAAGGCGGGGACCACACCCTGACCCAGGACAAAATCAACTTGCTGCTGGTAGAAAAGGCCAGGGAAGGCAAAAACGTGGCCCGCCTCAAGGGTGGCGATCCCTTTGTTTTTGGCCGCGGCGGGGAAGAGGCCCAGGAGTTATTGTCCTATGGCATCAGTTATGAGGTGATTCCCGGTGTCACATCTGCCGTGGCAGCCCCGGCATATGCCGGGATCCCGGTGACCCACAGGGATCACACCTCCTTTGTCTCCTTTATTACCGGTCACGAACGGCCCGATAAAAAAGAATCCCGGATGCAGTGGGACATATTTGCCAAGTCCGACGCCACCCTTGTTTTTTTAATGGGGGTCAAGAATCTTTCTAATATCGTAACAAACTTGATGAAACACGGCAAGCCGTCGGACACACCTGTAGCCCTGGTCCGCTGGGGCACCACCACCCGCCAGCAGACCGTAACCGGTACCCTTGCCACCATTGTTGATGAAGTTGAAAAAGCAGGGCTGAAATCCCCGGCCATTATTGTGGTAGGACATGTGGTCTCTTTACGGGATGAACTGACCTGGTTTGACCAAAAGCCGTTATTCGGGAAAAAAATTGTGATCACCAGGGCCAGGGCCCAGGCATCCGGCCTTGTGGCCGAACTTAACCGCCTTGGTGCCCAGTGCATAGAAATTCCCACCATTAAAATCGCACCACCTGAAGATAAAACTCCGTTGGAAGCGGCCATTGACCACCTTGAGCGGTATGACTGGCTGGTGTTGACTTCGGTGAACGGTGTAAAATTTTTCTTTGACACCCTTTTTGAAAAGGGAAAGGATTCCCGTGCTCTGGGGCATCTTAAATTTGCCTGCATCGGCCCTGTGACCAAAGAACGCCTGGCAGATTATGGCATTATTTCCGATATTCTGCCCGAAACATATCGGGCGGAATCTGTTGTGGATGCGTTTTCAGGCCTTGATATGACCGGGAAAAAGGTGTTACTGCCCCGGGCGAAAAAAGCGCGTACCATCCTGCCCGAACAGCTGACACGCATGGGCGCCCTGGTGGATGAGGTGACCGCATATGAAACCCGGCTGGCAGATGAGGGAAAAGACCTTCTCATTGATATGCTTAACGCCGGTGATATTGACGCAGTGACCTTTACCTCATCCTCCACTGTAACCAATTTTTTGACTCTGCTTGACGGACAAAACGCCCCTGCCCTGCTCGAAGGGGTGACCCTTGCCAGCATTGGCCCCATCACCTCGGATACCATCCGGGAAAAAGGGCTTTCACCGGATATTGAGGCGGATTCCTTTACCATTGACGGTCTGATTGAAGCACTGCTCAAACATTATGAATAA
- the hemC gene encoding hydroxymethylbilane synthase: MKSNICIGTRGSALALWQANHVKKCIETACPDIRVDIKTIKTTGDRITDRPLAMVGGKGLFVKEIEAALLDGGIDLAVHSMKDMPGELPDGLIIGAIPERANPFDVLISAQGERFKDYPQGAVIGTSSLRRGSQLKHLRPDLEIKSIRGNLDTRIKKLKSGEYAAIVLAAAGLERLGQGSEITEYLTETDMVPAVGQGALCIETRENDPDMEDILSVLDHGPTRTCVTGERAFLKEIEGSCHIPVACFGKIRDSRIIFTAVVASEDGESFIKEAIESTPEQVTEKGRELAKLVLDKGGQRILEALNIP, encoded by the coding sequence ATGAAATCAAATATCTGTATCGGCACCCGGGGAAGTGCGTTAGCCCTGTGGCAGGCCAACCATGTAAAAAAGTGCATTGAAACAGCATGCCCGGACATCCGGGTTGATATAAAAACAATCAAAACCACGGGTGACCGCATAACGGACCGTCCCCTTGCCATGGTGGGGGGTAAAGGTCTTTTTGTTAAAGAGATCGAAGCGGCGCTTTTAGACGGCGGTATTGACCTGGCCGTTCACTCCATGAAGGATATGCCGGGCGAACTGCCCGATGGATTGATAATCGGGGCCATACCGGAACGGGCCAATCCCTTTGACGTGCTCATATCTGCCCAGGGAGAGCGTTTCAAAGACTATCCCCAAGGAGCGGTCATCGGCACGTCCAGCCTTCGCCGGGGCTCTCAGCTTAAACATCTGCGCCCGGATCTTGAAATCAAATCCATCCGAGGAAATCTGGATACCCGGATTAAAAAACTCAAATCCGGTGAATATGCGGCAATTGTTCTGGCGGCTGCCGGGCTTGAACGTTTGGGCCAGGGCAGTGAGATCACCGAGTACCTTACCGAAACCGATATGGTGCCGGCGGTTGGCCAGGGCGCGCTTTGCATTGAAACCCGGGAAAATGATCCGGATATGGAAGACATTTTATCCGTCCTTGACCATGGCCCCACACGGACCTGTGTTACCGGGGAACGGGCATTTCTCAAAGAGATCGAAGGCAGTTGCCATATTCCTGTGGCCTGTTTCGGCAAAATCCGGGACAGCCGGATAATCTTTACCGCAGTGGTAGCATCGGAAGACGGCGAATCCTTTATTAAAGAAGCTATTGAATCAACCCCTGAACAAGTGACTGAAAAGGGCCGGGAACTGGCAAAACTTGTTCTTGATAAAGGCGGACAACGCATATTGGAGGCACTTAATATCCCATGA
- a CDS encoding zinc ribbon domain-containing protein: MPIYEYTCKACGKNFETLVMGKDTPTCPACSSENLARMMSKCGFVSKSTGPGGQIQTTTSAGSSACTGCTSTNCGSCSSNSSSLTIG; encoded by the coding sequence ATGCCAATTTATGAATATACCTGCAAAGCCTGCGGTAAAAATTTTGAAACCCTCGTGATGGGCAAAGATACACCCACATGCCCGGCATGCAGCAGCGAAAACTTGGCACGAATGATGTCAAAATGCGGGTTTGTATCCAAATCCACAGGCCCCGGCGGCCAGATTCAAACAACCACATCAGCGGGCAGTTCCGCCTGTACCGGTTGCACCTCAACAAATTGCGGCTCTTGCAGCAGTAACAGCAGCAGCCTAACGATCGGGTAA
- a CDS encoding M20 family metallopeptidase, with product MTKLYSKNEYLPHQKYRQMTTPENLTRSIFKAHEQNLLSVVRKIHETPELSGEEARACAWQADLLNAWGFFVETGYKGLSTAFNATAGQKGPHVCFMSEYDALPGIGHGCGHNLIAGVALGAGVVLKNLLTHHHSPGRVTVMGTPAEEQRGAKIDLIKAGALKDVDLVLMAHPSDDATAPYAGESGIRQFMVSYTGKTAHAADCPEKGANALDALRLLFNGVDAWRQQLTETSRVHGVIRDGGQAPNIIPDFARAEFYLRDFDLKFLDQMQIRFKNIAKGAALMTDTTLKFSETPNAYKPGIPNDPLNQIFFSFARSAGMQPKWLKPSRGSSDFGDVTYEVPAMHAYFNITQNNPGAVIHSREFAQAAATDFAFSQMKKTALILAQIAWQFLTEQNFRRIVQAAFPFDR from the coding sequence TTGACAAAATTGTACTCTAAAAATGAATATTTACCCCATCAGAAGTATCGTCAGATGACCACCCCGGAAAATTTGACCCGATCCATATTCAAAGCCCACGAACAAAATTTGCTGTCCGTGGTGCGCAAAATTCATGAAACACCGGAACTTTCCGGAGAAGAGGCCCGGGCATGCGCCTGGCAGGCAGATCTTCTGAACGCCTGGGGATTTTTTGTGGAAACAGGCTATAAGGGCCTTTCTACTGCGTTTAATGCGACAGCAGGCCAAAAAGGACCCCATGTCTGCTTTATGTCTGAATACGATGCCCTGCCCGGCATAGGTCACGGTTGCGGTCATAACCTGATTGCCGGCGTGGCACTGGGGGCGGGCGTGGTGCTGAAAAATCTTTTGACCCACCATCATTCACCCGGCAGGGTTACGGTGATGGGCACTCCTGCCGAAGAGCAGCGCGGTGCCAAGATTGATCTTATCAAAGCCGGTGCGCTGAAAGATGTGGACCTGGTACTCATGGCCCACCCGTCGGATGATGCCACAGCACCTTATGCCGGAGAATCCGGAATCAGACAATTCATGGTCTCATATACGGGAAAGACCGCACATGCAGCGGATTGTCCGGAAAAAGGGGCCAACGCTTTAGACGCCCTGCGGCTTTTGTTCAACGGTGTGGATGCCTGGCGCCAGCAACTCACTGAGACCAGCCGGGTCCATGGCGTGATCCGGGACGGAGGCCAGGCTCCCAACATTATTCCGGATTTTGCCCGAGCCGAATTTTATTTACGCGATTTTGATCTTAAATTTCTTGATCAGATGCAAATCCGGTTTAAAAATATTGCCAAAGGCGCTGCACTTATGACCGATACAACACTGAAATTTTCAGAAACACCAAACGCTTATAAACCCGGCATCCCAAATGATCCGCTCAACCAGATCTTTTTCTCTTTTGCCCGGAGTGCCGGCATGCAACCCAAATGGCTGAAGCCGTCCAGGGGGTCCTCAGATTTTGGAGATGTAACCTATGAAGTACCTGCCATGCATGCCTATTTTAATATTACCCAAAACAATCCCGGCGCTGTTATTCACTCCAGGGAGTTTGCCCAGGCTGCAGCAACGGACTTTGCATTTTCACAGATGAAAAAAACGGCCCTAATTCTTGCCCAAATTGCATGGCAGTTCCTGACTGAACAAAATTTCAGACGCATAGTTCAGGCAGCCTTTCCCTTTGACAGATAA
- a CDS encoding DMT family transporter produces MKFIFLLVLAFAAGMLAPMQAGMNAKIGKALNDPFYAALISFAVGTAGLLVYALTCRVDLSAIRTVSDVHWTLWLAGLLGAFYVTATIVLAPRLGTALTFGLVVAGQLVMAVIMDHFGLFGMPVQPVNWLRLTGIVLIVGGTMLIRWF; encoded by the coding sequence ATGAAATTTATATTTTTGCTGGTGCTTGCCTTTGCGGCCGGCATGCTGGCACCAATGCAGGCCGGGATGAATGCAAAAATAGGAAAAGCATTGAACGATCCCTTTTATGCCGCCCTTATTTCATTTGCCGTGGGTACGGCAGGTCTTTTAGTCTATGCTCTTACATGCAGGGTGGATCTTTCCGCGATCCGCACGGTTTCCGATGTCCACTGGACTCTTTGGCTGGCGGGGCTTTTAGGTGCCTTTTATGTGACCGCGACCATTGTGCTTGCACCACGGCTGGGGACTGCCCTGACCTTTGGCCTGGTGGTGGCGGGCCAACTGGTCATGGCCGTAATCATGGACCACTTTGGTCTGTTTGGCATGCCCGTTCAGCCGGTTAACTGGCTTCGTCTTACCGGCATTGTATTGATTGTTGGGGGGACCATGTTAATACGGTGGTTTTAA
- a CDS encoding ATP-binding protein: protein MWIDRRMASKLNAAVKSRPALLLTGARQTGKSSLLQKLFPETKYVTFDYLRHVETAKESPEYFLSQFKNQVILDEIQYVPELFRELKIVIDQDRAGYGRWIMTGSQQFVLMEKISESLAGRIILFHLETLSAEEVRNKGNLNLIDFLWKGGYPELWSNPHLNVSDFFESYIRTYVERDLKTIIDVRSLNDFRRFIRIVATRSGQLLNYKGLSADVGVSDVTIRKWVHALEISGLVYLLPPYYANIGKRLIKSPKIYFADHGLLCYLLGIESESDWFSHPLKGSLWENMVMMELIKTHDLRPGTNLFFYRDQNGVEIDFVVEQKGTLYLIEAKAGERIPPGKLHFNRVAPLFRKTFKTENILALNIKDDKVLRQKEYAFLNPLYSEISL, encoded by the coding sequence ATGTGGATAGACAGGCGCATGGCAAGCAAATTAAACGCTGCTGTTAAATCAAGGCCGGCATTGCTTTTAACCGGGGCAAGGCAGACCGGGAAGAGTTCTCTTTTACAAAAGCTGTTTCCGGAAACTAAGTATGTTACCTTTGATTATCTCAGGCATGTCGAAACGGCAAAAGAGTCTCCGGAATATTTTCTCAGTCAGTTCAAAAACCAAGTTATTCTGGATGAAATACAATATGTGCCTGAATTGTTCCGGGAATTGAAGATTGTGATTGACCAAGACCGGGCCGGTTACGGCAGATGGATTATGACAGGCAGTCAACAGTTTGTGTTGATGGAAAAAATCAGTGAGAGCCTGGCCGGGCGGATCATTCTGTTTCATCTCGAAACTTTAAGCGCCGAAGAGGTGAGGAACAAAGGGAATTTGAACCTCATTGATTTTCTTTGGAAAGGCGGATATCCGGAGCTTTGGTCCAATCCACACCTTAATGTAAGCGATTTTTTTGAAAGTTATATCCGAACGTATGTTGAAAGGGATTTGAAAACCATCATTGATGTAAGAAGTTTGAACGATTTCAGGAGATTCATCCGGATTGTCGCAACCCGTTCAGGACAGTTGCTGAATTATAAGGGACTGTCAGCCGATGTGGGAGTGTCCGATGTAACCATCAGGAAATGGGTTCATGCTCTGGAGATCAGCGGACTCGTATACCTTTTGCCGCCATACTATGCCAATATAGGGAAACGGCTGATCAAGTCCCCAAAGATTTATTTTGCCGACCACGGGCTGCTCTGCTACCTTTTAGGCATTGAAAGCGAATCCGACTGGTTTTCTCATCCCCTTAAAGGCAGTTTGTGGGAAAATATGGTCATGATGGAATTGATCAAGACCCATGACTTAAGACCGGGAACCAATCTGTTTTTTTACAGAGACCAGAACGGGGTGGAAATTGATTTTGTTGTGGAACAAAAGGGCACCTTATATTTGATAGAGGCAAAGGCAGGAGAAAGGATTCCTCCGGGAAAACTCCATTTTAACCGGGTTGCTCCCCTTTTCCGGAAGACCTTCAAGACAGAAAATATTCTGGCCCTGAACATCAAAGACGACAAAGTCCTCCGGCAAAAAGAATATGCTTTCCTGAATCCCTTGT